The following proteins are co-located in the Trichormus variabilis 0441 genome:
- a CDS encoding vitamin K epoxide reductase family protein, whose protein sequence is MIRRRSTPWIHKWSRLIIAAIAGFGALNTGYLTIEKLTGGSPACVAQAGVKSCTDVLSSPWATILGQPLALFGFLAYTSMLVLALAPVVWKGGENNNRKQLENVTWWLLLVGAIAMSVFSGYLMYLLAFEIKALCLYCISSALFSLSLLVLTIVGRSWEDIGQILFTALIVGMVTLIGTLGVYAGINKPDVTSANIPPGQLAPFVPKTNPNPEFGWEINTTSGEAEIALAQHLVKVGAKEYVAYWCPHCHDQKLLFGKDAYQIISDNIKIECADDSPKGQPELCRAAKIQGFPTWIINGQTYSGVQNLSELAKITGYTGPSNFKYFK, encoded by the coding sequence ATGATTCGCCGCCGTTCTACTCCTTGGATTCATAAATGGTCGCGTCTAATAATTGCCGCGATCGCCGGATTTGGCGCTCTCAATACCGGTTATCTAACTATAGAAAAGTTAACAGGAGGTAGCCCAGCTTGTGTAGCACAAGCTGGTGTTAAGAGTTGTACTGACGTACTTTCCAGCCCCTGGGCAACAATTTTAGGACAACCATTAGCCTTGTTTGGGTTTTTAGCGTACACCAGTATGTTGGTGTTAGCATTAGCACCTGTTGTTTGGAAAGGTGGAGAAAACAACAACCGCAAACAACTAGAAAACGTGACATGGTGGCTACTGCTGGTAGGTGCGATCGCCATGTCTGTTTTTAGTGGCTATTTAATGTATTTACTGGCATTTGAAATTAAAGCTCTGTGCCTTTATTGTATTAGTTCGGCTTTATTTTCCCTTAGCCTTTTGGTACTAACAATTGTTGGGCGTTCTTGGGAAGATATTGGACAAATCTTATTTACTGCTTTGATCGTGGGTATGGTAACCCTGATTGGTACTCTAGGAGTTTACGCAGGTATTAATAAACCGGATGTTACCTCTGCCAATATACCTCCTGGACAACTAGCACCTTTTGTTCCCAAAACCAATCCTAACCCAGAATTTGGTTGGGAAATTAATACTACTTCCGGTGAGGCAGAAATTGCCTTAGCACAGCATTTAGTTAAGGTAGGTGCTAAGGAATATGTGGCTTATTGGTGTCCTCACTGCCATGACCAGAAACTACTTTTTGGGAAAGATGCTTACCAAATCATCAGTGACAACATTAAGATAGAGTGTGCTGATGATAGTCCCAAGGGTCAGCCAGAATTGTGTCGAGCCGCAAAAATACAGGGTTTCCCCACTTGGATTATTAATGGTCAAACCTATAGTGGAGTACAGAACCTTTCGGAATTAGCCAAAATCACAGGTTATACAGGGCCAAGCAACTTCAAGTACTTTAAGTAA
- a CDS encoding MBL fold metallo-hydrolase, which produces MAHVNLRRPQNTNGDFYVDTTCIDCDTCRWMTPEVFHRVDEMSAVYHQPTNETERLAALQALLSCPTSSIGTVEKPKDIKVAQESFPLLVAENIYHCGYHSEKSYGAASYLIQLPEGNILVDSPRFTPPLVKRIEEIGGIKFMYLTHQDDVADHQKFAEHFQCQRILHIDEISEGTRNLEIQLTGSEPFTLQADVLIIPVPGHTKGHTVLLYKNKFLFTGDHLAWSETRQQLTAFHDVCWYSWAEQIKSMRRLADYSFEWVLPGHGRRFHADVDTMRQQMHKCIELMTDERQLLTFNS; this is translated from the coding sequence TGATTGTGATACCTGTCGCTGGATGACACCAGAAGTTTTTCATCGTGTTGATGAAATGTCGGCAGTATATCATCAACCAACAAACGAAACAGAAAGATTAGCAGCATTGCAAGCACTTTTATCTTGTCCTACAAGTTCTATTGGCACCGTTGAAAAACCCAAAGATATCAAAGTTGCCCAGGAAAGTTTTCCCCTTTTAGTGGCTGAGAATATTTATCACTGTGGCTATCATTCGGAAAAATCCTATGGTGCTGCCAGCTATTTAATTCAACTTCCAGAGGGAAATATTTTAGTAGATTCTCCTCGATTTACACCGCCTCTAGTAAAACGAATAGAGGAGATAGGGGGAATTAAATTTATGTATTTAACTCATCAGGATGATGTAGCTGATCATCAAAAGTTTGCTGAACATTTTCAGTGTCAGCGTATCTTGCACATCGATGAAATTTCTGAGGGAACTCGGAATTTAGAAATCCAATTAACTGGTTCTGAACCATTTACTTTACAAGCAGATGTATTAATTATTCCCGTTCCTGGACATACTAAAGGACACACCGTTTTACTATACAAAAACAAGTTCTTGTTTACGGGTGATCATCTTGCATGGTCGGAAACTCGGCAACAATTGACCGCATTTCATGATGTATGCTGGTATTCTTGGGCAGAACAAATTAAGTCGATGCGCCGATTAGCTGATTACTCATTTGAGTGGGTATTACCAGGGCATGGACGACGCTTTCATGCTGACGTTGATACAATGCGTCAGCAGATGCACAAGTGTATTGAGCTAATGACTGATGAGCGTCAACTTTTAACATTCAACAGTTAA
- a CDS encoding aldo/keto reductase — METITLGKNGPTVTPLCIGTWAWGDKLFWNYGNGYGSEQLQEAFTTALEAGVTFFDTAEVYGLGLSEELLGQFVKQVKKPVQIATKFGPLPWRFSGQSVSDAITDSLKRLQLERVDLYQVHWPFTFLLSQETLMNTLADEVKRGRIAAVGVSNYSASQMRQAHQILASRGVPLAVNQVRYSLLSRQIETEGIVATARELDVTILAYSPLAQGLLTGKYSAESAEVPTGARSIDPRFKKEGLQKIAPVISLLRSLGEKYDRTPAQVALNWLIAQGNVIPIAGVKTAQQVRQNAGALGWRLNDEEVQELEKVSRPWK, encoded by the coding sequence GTGGAAACAATTACCTTAGGGAAAAATGGCCCTACCGTTACACCACTTTGTATTGGAACTTGGGCTTGGGGTGATAAACTGTTTTGGAATTATGGCAATGGCTACGGCTCCGAACAGTTACAAGAAGCATTCACCACCGCTTTAGAAGCTGGTGTTACCTTTTTTGACACAGCAGAAGTTTACGGACTAGGACTATCAGAAGAATTATTAGGGCAATTTGTAAAACAGGTAAAAAAACCTGTACAAATTGCCACAAAATTTGGCCCCTTACCTTGGCGATTTTCAGGTCAGTCTGTCTCTGATGCCATCACAGACAGCCTCAAACGCCTGCAACTTGAGCGTGTGGACTTGTATCAGGTGCATTGGCCATTTACTTTTTTGTTAAGTCAAGAAACTTTAATGAACACCCTAGCCGATGAAGTGAAGCGGGGGAGAATTGCTGCTGTGGGTGTGAGTAATTACTCAGCGTCGCAAATGCGCCAAGCTCACCAAATATTAGCATCTAGGGGTGTGCCTTTGGCGGTAAACCAAGTCCGCTATTCTTTACTAAGTCGCCAAATAGAAACTGAGGGCATTGTAGCAACTGCCCGTGAGCTAGATGTAACTATTTTGGCATATAGCCCTTTAGCGCAAGGTTTACTTACAGGAAAATATTCTGCTGAAAGTGCCGAAGTTCCGACTGGTGCTAGAAGTATAGACCCAAGATTTAAAAAAGAGGGATTGCAAAAAATCGCACCAGTGATATCTTTACTACGCAGCTTAGGGGAAAAATACGATCGCACTCCTGCTCAAGTTGCCCTAAACTGGTTAATCGCTCAAGGTAATGTGATTCCCATTGCTGGAGTCAAAACCGCCCAGCAGGTCAGACAAAATGCGGGCGCTTTGGGTTGGAGATTAAATGATGAGGAAGTTCAGGAGTTAGAAAAAGTTAGTCGTCCTTGGAAATAG
- a CDS encoding DEAD/DEAH box helicase, with protein sequence MNLSFPELGISQERVEHLEKLGFTAPTNIQAQAIPQLLSGRDVVGQSQTGTGKTAAFSLPILERLDPQQKAVQAIVLTPTRELAIQVHDAMAQFIGNSGLRTLAIYGGQSIDRQMLQLKRGVHIVVGTPGRVIDLLERGNLKLDQVKWFVLDEADEMLSMGFIDDVEKILSQAPQERQTALFSATMPPSIRMLVNKFLRSPVTVTVEQPKATPNKINQVAYLIPRHWTKARALQPILEMEDPETALIFVRTRRTAAELTSQLQAAGHSVDEYHGDLSQQARERLLTRFRSRQVRWVVATDIAARGLDVDQLSHVINYDLPDSVETYVHRIGRTGRAGKEGTAITLVQPFERRKQQIFERHVRQNWQLLSIPTRAQIEARHILKLQEQVREALAGERLASFLPIVSELIEKYDAQAIAAAALQIAYDQTRPAWLSTDAEIPEEVASTPKPKLGGKRREFSGDRGRSNWNKSDNNNSDDERRGTPKPKLRTSRRETSATPSNPKLGSPAARESAS encoded by the coding sequence ATGAACTTATCGTTTCCCGAACTAGGCATTTCCCAAGAACGCGTAGAACACTTAGAAAAACTTGGTTTTACAGCACCAACAAACATTCAAGCCCAAGCCATCCCCCAACTGTTGTCAGGACGTGATGTAGTTGGTCAATCACAAACAGGTACAGGTAAAACAGCAGCATTTTCACTGCCAATTTTAGAGCGGTTAGATCCTCAACAAAAAGCAGTACAAGCCATAGTTTTAACCCCAACCCGCGAATTAGCAATTCAAGTCCACGATGCAATGGCTCAATTCATTGGTAACAGTGGATTACGGACTTTAGCAATTTACGGTGGTCAATCAATTGACCGTCAAATGCTGCAACTCAAACGCGGCGTGCATATCGTTGTCGGTACACCAGGGCGGGTAATTGACTTGCTAGAACGGGGTAACCTGAAGCTAGATCAAGTCAAGTGGTTTGTCTTAGATGAAGCCGATGAAATGTTGAGCATGGGCTTTATTGACGATGTAGAGAAAATTCTTTCTCAAGCACCCCAAGAGCGTCAGACAGCTTTATTCTCAGCTACCATGCCACCATCAATTCGGATGTTGGTCAACAAGTTTTTGCGATCGCCCGTCACAGTCACCGTCGAGCAGCCAAAAGCCACCCCCAATAAAATCAATCAGGTAGCTTATCTCATCCCCCGTCACTGGACAAAAGCCAGAGCCTTACAGCCAATTCTGGAAATGGAAGACCCAGAAACAGCTTTAATCTTTGTCCGCACCAGACGTACAGCCGCCGAACTCACCAGCCAACTGCAAGCAGCCGGTCACAGTGTAGATGAATATCATGGTGACTTGTCTCAACAAGCACGGGAACGGTTATTAACTCGGTTCCGTAGTCGTCAAGTGCGCTGGGTAGTAGCAACCGACATTGCTGCACGCGGTTTAGATGTCGATCAACTATCTCACGTAATCAACTACGACCTACCCGATAGCGTCGAAACCTACGTCCACCGGATCGGTCGTACTGGTCGTGCTGGTAAAGAAGGTACAGCAATTACCTTAGTGCAACCATTTGAGCGTCGCAAACAGCAAATTTTTGAACGCCATGTCCGCCAAAATTGGCAATTGCTTTCCATTCCCACACGGGCGCAAATCGAAGCACGCCACATCCTGAAATTGCAAGAGCAAGTCAGAGAAGCCTTAGCTGGTGAGCGTTTAGCTTCCTTCTTGCCCATTGTCAGCGAATTGATCGAAAAATATGATGCTCAAGCGATCGCCGCAGCCGCACTACAAATCGCTTACGATCAAACTCGTCCCGCTTGGTTAAGCACGGATGCCGAAATCCCTGAAGAAGTCGCATCCACTCCCAAACCTAAACTAGGCGGCAAACGTCGTGAGTTTTCCGGTGACAGAGGTCGTTCCAACTGGAACAAATCAGACAATAACAACAGCGACGACGAAAGACGCGGTACTCCCAAACCAAAATTACGGACTAGCCGTCGTGAAACTTCCGCTACACCTAGCAATCCTAAGTTGGGTTCACCTGCTGCGAGAGAATCAGCTTCTTAG
- the dusB gene encoding tRNA dihydrouridine synthase DusB yields the protein MVTLSPNLKARLSQPLNIGSFVVKSRVLQSPLSGVTDMVFRRLVRRYAPDSMMYTEMVNATGLHYVQQLPKIMEVDPNERPISIQLFDCRPDFLAEAAIKAVAEGADTIDINMGCPVNKITKNGGGSSLLRQPEVAEAIVREVVKAVNVPVTVKTRIGWNDREITILDFAKRMEDAGAQMITVHGRTRAQGYNGNARWEWIARVKEILSIPVIGNGDIFSVESAVKCLEETGADGVMCSRGTLGYPFLVGEIDHFLKTGELLTAPTPIQRLECARDHLQALWEYKGDRGVRQARKHMTWYAKGFVGAAELRGQLSVIETVQQGLDLIDKATEKLTHGYELVEEADNFQVA from the coding sequence ATGGTTACTCTGTCCCCCAACCTCAAAGCTAGACTTTCCCAACCCCTAAACATCGGCTCGTTTGTAGTTAAAAGCCGTGTTCTTCAGTCGCCTTTGTCGGGGGTGACAGATATGGTGTTTCGCCGTCTAGTACGTCGCTATGCACCCGATTCGATGATGTATACAGAAATGGTGAATGCTACGGGTTTACACTACGTCCAGCAGTTACCAAAAATTATGGAAGTAGACCCCAACGAGCGACCAATCAGTATTCAGTTGTTTGACTGTCGTCCCGATTTTTTGGCAGAAGCAGCAATCAAAGCCGTTGCGGAAGGCGCTGATACGATTGATATCAATATGGGGTGTCCGGTAAATAAAATTACCAAAAACGGCGGAGGTTCTTCTTTACTACGACAGCCGGAAGTTGCAGAAGCCATTGTACGGGAAGTAGTAAAAGCTGTTAATGTGCCGGTCACTGTCAAAACCCGGATTGGCTGGAATGACAGAGAAATTACCATTCTCGATTTTGCCAAGCGCATGGAAGACGCTGGAGCGCAAATGATTACGGTGCATGGACGTACCCGCGCTCAAGGTTACAATGGCAATGCCCGTTGGGAATGGATAGCCCGTGTCAAAGAAATACTTTCCATCCCCGTGATTGGTAATGGCGATATATTTTCCGTAGAATCGGCGGTGAAATGTTTAGAAGAAACGGGTGCTGATGGTGTGATGTGTTCCCGTGGGACTTTAGGTTATCCGTTTTTGGTGGGGGAAATTGACCATTTCTTAAAGACTGGTGAACTCCTGACAGCACCAACCCCAATTCAACGTTTGGAATGTGCTAGAGATCACTTACAAGCCTTATGGGAATATAAAGGCGATCGCGGTGTCCGTCAAGCCCGCAAGCACATGACTTGGTATGCTAAAGGTTTTGTCGGTGCGGCTGAGTTGCGTGGACAATTAAGCGTAATTGAAACAGTCCAACAAGGTTTAGATTTGATTGACAAAGCCACTGAAAAGCTAACTCATGGTTATGAGCTAGTGGAGGAAGCTGATAATTTTCAGGTAGCTTAA
- the btpA gene encoding photosystem I biogenesis protein BtpA — MDLYQLFKTRTPIIGVVHLLPLPTSPRWGGSLKAVIDRAEQEATALASGGVDGIIVENFFDAPFTKNQVDPAVVSAMTVVVQRIQNLVTLPIGLNVLRNDGKSAMAIASCVRAQFIRVNVLTGVMATDQGLIEGEAHELLRYRRELGSDVQILADVLVKHARPLSSPNLTVAVKDTIERGLADAVILSGWATGSPPNQEDLELACDAANGTPVFIGSGASWENIATLLQAANGVIVSSSLKRHGRIEQPIDPIRVSQFVEAAHRSWNSKGESKSVSSITIHS, encoded by the coding sequence GTGGACTTATATCAACTATTTAAAACTCGCACACCGATTATTGGCGTGGTTCATTTGCTCCCACTGCCTACCTCACCCCGTTGGGGAGGCAGCCTCAAAGCAGTGATTGATCGGGCAGAACAAGAAGCCACAGCACTGGCTAGTGGCGGAGTGGACGGTATTATTGTAGAGAATTTTTTTGATGCGCCGTTTACTAAAAATCAGGTTGATCCAGCCGTTGTTAGCGCCATGACTGTTGTCGTGCAGAGAATACAGAATTTGGTGACATTGCCGATCGGTTTAAATGTGTTGCGAAATGATGGCAAAAGTGCGATGGCGATCGCTAGCTGTGTGCGCGCCCAGTTTATTCGTGTCAACGTCCTCACTGGGGTGATGGCGACAGACCAAGGATTAATAGAGGGAGAAGCCCATGAATTATTGCGCTATCGGCGAGAATTGGGTAGTGATGTGCAAATCCTGGCTGATGTCTTAGTCAAGCACGCTAGACCACTGAGTTCACCCAATCTGACTGTGGCGGTCAAAGACACTATCGAGAGGGGTTTGGCAGATGCGGTGATTTTGTCTGGCTGGGCTACTGGTAGTCCCCCCAATCAAGAAGATTTAGAATTAGCTTGTGATGCTGCCAATGGCACACCCGTATTTATTGGTAGTGGGGCGAGTTGGGAAAATATTGCTACACTGTTGCAGGCTGCCAACGGTGTAATTGTTTCTAGTTCACTCAAACGCCACGGTCGAATCGAGCAACCAATCGACCCGATTCGCGTCAGTCAATTTGTGGAAGCTGCTCATCGGAGTTGGAACTCTAAAGGTGAGAGCAAATCGGTTTCCTCAATCACTATACATTCGTAA
- the rimO gene encoding 30S ribosomal protein S12 methylthiotransferase RimO has protein sequence MGEKPTIAISHLGCEKNRIDTEHMLGLLVKAGYGVDTNEELADYVIVNTCSFIESAREESVKTLVELAEANKKIVITGCMAQHFQTQLLEELPEAVAVVGTGDYHKIVNVIERAEQGERVTLVSAKPTYIADETTPRYRTTTEGVAYLRVAEGCDYRCAFCIIPHLRGNQRSRTIESIVAEAEQLVAQGVQEIILISQITTNYGLDIYGKPKLAELLRALGKINVPWIRMHYAYPTGLTPDVIAAIQETPNVLPYLDLPLQHSHSEVLRSMNRPWQGRVNDEIIERLKIAIPGAVLRTTFIVGFPGETEAQFEHLLQFVQRHEFDHVGVFTFSAEEGTPAYKLSNQLPQEVMDERRDRLMALQQPISWRKNQQEVGKTVEVLIEQENPESGKLIGRSGRFSPEVDGQVYVDGEAKLGTIIPVKIHSADEYDLFGQVVSHN, from the coding sequence ATGGGTGAAAAGCCGACAATAGCAATTTCTCACTTGGGCTGTGAGAAAAATCGAATTGATACAGAACATATGTTAGGCCTGCTGGTAAAAGCAGGTTATGGTGTAGATACAAATGAAGAATTAGCCGACTACGTAATAGTCAACACTTGTAGTTTTATAGAATCAGCTAGGGAAGAATCTGTTAAAACCTTAGTAGAACTCGCAGAAGCCAACAAAAAAATTGTCATTACGGGCTGTATGGCGCAGCACTTCCAAACACAATTATTGGAAGAGTTACCCGAAGCAGTGGCCGTAGTTGGTACAGGAGACTACCATAAAATAGTTAACGTCATTGAGCGAGCAGAGCAAGGCGAACGGGTTACACTAGTTAGCGCCAAGCCAACCTATATCGCCGATGAAACGACCCCACGCTATCGAACTACTACCGAAGGTGTAGCCTACCTGCGAGTAGCCGAAGGGTGTGATTACCGTTGTGCATTTTGCATAATTCCCCACTTACGCGGGAACCAGCGATCGCGTACTATAGAATCTATAGTTGCTGAAGCCGAGCAACTAGTAGCCCAAGGGGTGCAAGAGATCATTCTTATTTCCCAAATCACTACCAACTATGGGTTGGATATTTATGGTAAGCCCAAATTAGCCGAACTATTGCGTGCTTTAGGGAAAATTAATGTACCGTGGATTAGGATGCACTACGCCTATCCCACTGGATTAACCCCGGATGTGATAGCGGCAATTCAAGAAACACCAAACGTCTTACCATATCTAGATTTGCCTCTACAACACTCTCATAGTGAAGTTCTTCGTAGCATGAACCGTCCCTGGCAAGGGCGAGTCAACGATGAAATCATCGAGCGCCTCAAGATAGCCATTCCAGGTGCTGTGTTACGGACAACATTTATAGTGGGCTTCCCTGGAGAAACAGAAGCACAGTTTGAGCATTTACTACAGTTCGTCCAACGGCATGAGTTTGATCATGTAGGTGTTTTCACCTTTTCCGCAGAGGAGGGAACCCCCGCTTACAAGTTATCAAATCAACTGCCCCAAGAGGTGATGGATGAACGCCGCGATCGCCTCATGGCACTCCAGCAACCCATTTCTTGGCGAAAAAATCAGCAGGAAGTCGGCAAAACAGTTGAAGTCCTGATTGAGCAAGAAAATCCTGAAAGTGGGAAATTAATTGGTCGTTCTGGCAGATTTTCTCCAGAAGTTGATGGTCAGGTCTACGTTGATGGCGAGGCGAAGCTAGGAACCATTATCCCTGTGAAAATTCACAGCGCTGATGAGTATGACCTGTTTGGTCAAGTTGTCAGTCATAACTGA
- a CDS encoding Uma2 family endonuclease: MFTISDLEQLQAEHPEWQMELVDGSILVMGPSDYISEEIGVEFARQLANWVRPRKLGRVTGSSAGFILPRLETENGIEADIEKRNLRAPDVSFVRAERLKISKRDFVELVPDLMVEIKSKSDHIKPLEEKIQLFLQLGCTVGILIDPDKLTLTVYRINQEPVILQNNDKLTLPDLLPGWELTVSEIWPPVFE, translated from the coding sequence ATGTTCACAATCTCAGACTTAGAGCAGCTACAAGCTGAACATCCAGAATGGCAGATGGAACTGGTGGACGGAAGTATTTTGGTTATGGGGCCATCAGATTATATTTCAGAAGAAATAGGCGTAGAGTTTGCACGGCAACTAGCTAATTGGGTTCGCCCACGTAAGTTAGGACGGGTAACTGGTTCTAGCGCTGGTTTTATTCTGCCTAGACTGGAAACGGAAAATGGCATCGAAGCTGATATAGAAAAGCGAAATCTCCGCGCTCCTGATGTATCTTTTGTGCGTGCGGAGAGACTAAAAATTAGCAAGCGTGATTTTGTGGAATTAGTCCCTGATTTGATGGTAGAAATTAAATCTAAATCAGACCACATCAAGCCACTGGAAGAAAAAATTCAATTATTTTTACAACTAGGATGTACGGTGGGGATTCTCATCGACCCAGATAAATTAACATTAACCGTTTACAGAATTAATCAAGAGCCAGTAATTTTACAAAATAACGATAAATTGACATTACCTGATTTACTTCCAGGCTGGGAGTTAACGGTATCAGAAATTTGGCCGCCTGTGTTTGAGTGA